TTAAAACATAGATGTTCATTTGAATGAATAAAAAGGGTATTCAAAGTAATATGACACATACTCCATTAAAactaatatttattaaatacgCAGTGGACAAAAAATAGCAAGCCTCCAAAAAGTAGTCAATTCATCAACATATATTACAGCACTACCCACCCAGCACCACCGAAACATACGGTGCTATCAGCTCATTTCTCGCAGAATGTTCTATTGACTTATGCTTGGTTCATTATCTATAAATGTGCATAGTTTCAAGACTTGATAATGTCACATGACCATAAAATGGCACCAAAGCCTGTTTGCCCAAAGCTTCCAGCCACTCTCAACCCAAGAAAGTAGTGACATGTGCGTAAGCAGCAAGATGTGCGTGGCAGTCATGCATGTACTCTGTAGTCCCTTGTACGGTCTTGAGTGCTTTGTGTGAGCTTTACAGCATGACAGCAAACTTCTCAGAAGCCAAAGAATCGTATGCTCCAAAGCATCATTTTATTACTACTGAGTATGTCTAGCTTCCTCTTAAGTTTTCTAAACTATCCAGAAACTGGGTgaaggcagggagggcagggtgTGTTGTGCGTGGTGGTGGTAGTTAAGTGCTTGTGTAAATCAGGTAACTTAGCAGGATACACACATGCTTCCTTTTCCTGGCAATTTGTTTTCATACTGAGCTAAAGAAACTCCTGTGCTatgggcacagcagctgcacagatgAGCACGGCCTTGTATTTGCAGGGTCGGGAGGGAGTGTTGGTGTTCAGTACAGCAGTGTTCCTTctcaggagcagggctgcctctcCTGCTACCTTACAGACAGATCTGTGATGTCAAGGGAATCAGGACTGTAACACTGAATGTAGTGTACAAATGTTGGCAGATTTCAGGCACCAAGCCTTCCAGActccttccctttgcagctgTAGCTGCCATGTGTCATTCAATGCACAAAGAATTCACCTGCAATGGAAAAAGTGCTTTCTGTGGTAGCTAGTGTATGAGATTTGTAAAGGACCTGTTTGCCTCCTCATCTGTGCTTACTTTACGTGAGCAGGATGTGCGTGACTCTGTGGTGTGTGCTTTACTGGATGCTCACAGTAATTAAACCTGGTTTCATGTGAAGCTGCTACTTGCAAAGTTTAAGATGCTTTTTCAGTAGCCTATTTGACATTATTAGAGCTGTCTTCAACTCTCTGTGCGTACGGAGAGGGAGCACCCTGAATCATATGCAACTTCACATTAGCCATAAGCACTAGAAAACAAGTAAACCAAACTTGTTGAAACACCCTGTTTAcagcatttaaattaataatatttgAAAAGGATCCATCAGTATTAACAACATCAAGTAATTTCTTATCTAGGATAGCCAATTATCAAAGCTATTTAATGCTACATGACAGTGGCCACTGGTACATTTATGGGGACACTTAAGTACTCTGAGGCCAGAAGACCTTGTGAAAGCAAATCAGAGAAACATGCAGGAAAGCACTCTGGCCGAGGCAAAAGCAGCTACCTTACTCTTCCAAGTAGCTACTAGTCTTAAAGTCTGTTTTACCTGTCAGGACTACGCAGGTTGCTAGGAGGTGCACTGTAGGATTAACAAATTGGGAGTTTTCTGGTGTTTGGTGTGACACCTATTTCTAAAATCAGGGAGAGCTGACACCTACCTCGGTGCATGGTACAAATAAGCCCTTCAGCATGCAGACATAGGGCCTCAATGTATTTGAGTGCTAAGGTCAAAATGCTGGAACATGCTTCTAACGTTGTAAAAAGGCATCTTTCAGATCAGCAAAATAGTTCTTCCAAATCCAGAAATTCTCTGTCTCTTAGATAACGTTTTACAGAGTGTTTAGGCAGAGAACTGGGcagctgccattttttttttttttttttttttgaaactggGACGTGGAGACTTTCCACTTGCAGGCAAGTTAAGTGGTAGCAATGTAAAGGGATGGGAGCTGCCCCTCTGACCCTGGCTGTTCCACAGTTACAATCTCTGCTGTATGGTAAGGTTCCCAGACTGTGTTCTTATCACTGTCACCTTCTAAATTCAACTGAGGTGGTCAGGGGACAGATGGACAGACACAATTCTGAAATCTTAATCCTTGTCTTAAACATGGTTGCCAAATAACAGCACTTGTCTCATTTCCAGAGCTCACAGTTGCATAGTGTGatgacagcagctgcatttcacaggaaaaagaaaaaaaacttctgtgTTATTACTAGGAATCTTTGCTCAATCTTATGGTGAGGACACTGAAATGAAGGTATAGGGTGAGTGGCGAAGTCTATCCTCTAAAAAACACACACGGTTATCAACTGGGATAAGTGGCTCGCTTGTTGACCCAGCAGTAAGCTGACAGGGTAAGGCAAAACTGGAACTGTAGGGCTGTCGTACAGTACACCTGCTGAGGTCTCCAAGCCTACCAGCTGAACAAAGTAGTTCTGTAAGAAGCTGAACATAAGCAGTGGTCACCTGGAGGGATCTGGAGATGATCTAGGCCCTTGAGAAGTCTCCTCTCTGTCCACCTGTCTTACTAAGCAACTTCACCTCTTCGATCACAATGTCATGAGTAACTGCTTTGCACATGTCATACACAGtcagggcagccaggctggcagctgtTAGAGCTTCCATCTCCACACCTGTCCTCCCCCAGGTCTGACAGGAGCTACGAATCACCACTGCGTATCTGGACTCATCCAGGCTCAGAGACACCTCAACATGGTTGAGGGGGATGTTGTGACACAATGGGATCAACTGGCTTGTCAGCTTGGCTCCCTGAATTCCTGCAATCTGGGCTACAGCCAGCACATCTCCCTTCTTCACCTGGTTCTGCCTCACCATCCCAAATGCTTTCTCACCCAGGCGGACCACAGCACCAGCAACAGCAATTCTTTTTGAATCTGGCTTCCCTCCGACATCAACCATTGTGGCCCGTCCTTCCTCGTCAGTGTGAGTCAAGTTGTCAGAGGCACGAGGTACCGTGGTGCAAGATCCCAAATCCCTGGTACAGAATTCAGATCCTGAACTCGCCTCTTCGGACTGACAGTCCACAGAAACTTGGCCAACAGGAGAAGCCTCAAGGCACTTTGTGTCAAATGTGGAGTCTGGGTCCTTCTGGAAGACACAGCAGCCTCTGAGCTGGGTTTGTAGAATTCCCATCGTTATCTGCCGCTGTTGCTCTGGGTAAGATCCTGGCAGGAAAAGTTGTCTTGTgagcttatttttcattaatacttttcctgtttgtttgggtAAACTTGCTCTCGAAGTCAGCCAATGGCTAAATGTGTGGCCCCACTGTTTTGAATTTGGGGGATTCTGTAGGGCATCTCGGCACAGTGGGAGTGACATCAATACAGGCTctggtggggaagaaaaagtaatatgAGCATACATCTTAGGAACTGGAAAGCTAAGTTAAGTCTGCAGTAACTGAGAACCTTGGGACCTTCTGTGTTGTAAAAACCTCAATAAGCCTGCAAACATCCACTTTTCTCCTCaagctctttctcttttctctctcatcaGTTCCCTGCATTTGCTGGTTTGTTATTCCAAACCCCAAGTCTCAAAACATTTGTTTAGAGGTCCCTGACAAGAAGAAACAACTGGTTATCAAAAAGTATCAACACttactgagaaacagaagagcttATAGGAACACCagttctgaagaaaagcaagtcATAGCATCTCAGCATCCATTTGAGATTGTTCCAGTACCTGTCTGCTTTTGAAAGCCTGGGGGGGTTAACAGGAAATTCTTGCACTTTAATTCTCAACTCTGCCTTTCCAAACACCTTCCTCTCAGCAGGTGTGCTTCCTGCTTTCATCTCCTTCTGCAGGGAAGGGTCATGCCAGCACCTGAGGACAGCAGGAACCAGAAATACTGCATCTGCACCGTCTACAAGCTCAGAAGGTGGCTCCGTGATGGGAATCTCTCCTGTTACTGCCAGCTCTCACCACATTAATGACAGCTGAAGTTTAAGCACTGGAAAAACCACACTCCTCTCATTGACAGAGATTTTAAATCTGCTCAGAAGTATGTTCCAAGTTGAGCTGGCAGAGCTCCCAGTTGGCAGAGAGGTAATAAGCCCTCCTGCCCCTTTTCACCATTTAATCCCTTGGTTTTGGCATTTGCACAGGGCTAAGTGCCAGGTGTCAAGACAGAAGGCGtctttttcatataaaagaAGTGATTTGATTTGTAAGTAAAGAGAAAGCACTACAGAGGTAAGTGGCTAAGCCCTAGTCTAACAGCCTCATTGATAAGCATGTTTCTTcgttggttttttgtttgtttgttttattgtttttcttttcctggagcTCCTCTTCTTCTTGCTCTGAGAAACTTGGAATTTGGTTTTGCTCAATAACCTCCTTTGGTAGCTCTGGTGTTCTTCGGGGACTTCCTTACTCGTGAGTCTTCAGAGTGCCCACAGGTAAATCAGAACAGCTTCCTGGCCCCTCTGCACCTTGCTGAGCTACCTCTGCTGCCCAGACCGCTACAGGTATCACCTTAGACTGTCCACATGACAATAATAGACATAGTGTGGACAAAGCATTGGTTGTGTCCCCctaccctcttttttttaaaaacaaactgatCTCTTCCTTGTTAGTCCCAGCCTCTGCTATAACAAGACTGATGCACTTAGCACCTTTTTCATCTAGAGTACCCTCCAAACATGGATCGGAAAGTGCCCATTACTGAAGCTGAAGTCAACCATAGGTttcatgatgatttttttttttttaagtcactgCAGTAATCTATATTCAAGCAAAGGTCCTGTTTGACCTACAGCTGATAGCCTATCCACTAAAATTAAGATTCCTGCATGTTAATTGGTGATGTGTTTACCCTCAGAGGAATGGGATTAAATGGACATTAAATGTTTTGACTGCAACGCTGCTCTGCTTtagaagagcacagaaaattgCGCTTATTCCtctgttctttccctttctcttcatACAGTGGGGCCTAACCTgaatattccttttaaaatccaGAACTCAAAGTACTATATTCTTCTGGATTCCTTGATTAGCTTTAAAGGTGAAGCTAAACCCCTGGCAAGGTGTCTTGTCTTCAGGAGAAGCGGGACTGCAAAGGCAGGCAAGTACTTCCACACTATAAACACACATGgatgggagcagggaagagaggaacaGTTTGCTCAAGTAGAGCAGTAAATAAAAGGACAGCAAGACAGTAATGCATGTAAAGcatctttgcttttcctaacAACCTGCTTCATCTCTGTTTTAACCCAGATTGCTGATATGCCTACAAAAAAATAGGTAATTGTTTTCTACAGCACATATAATAATACAACTGAAAGCAGTTGACAAACCACCTCGTTACATCCCATTACTGCACCTGAAATTTAACTGTGTTAGCTTCCAACTAGCACAATCTCAGGAGGAGAGAAGAAGGTAGGACATATTTCAGTTATGGGAATTTCCTCCTTAATTTAAGCGAACCCATGAGGAGAACAACCTGCCAAAAGGAATATGTTGATTGAGGGAAATAAGATGAACTAGGATACAAAACATCTAGCAAAGGATCCAGACAACAGCAGTGTAGGGAAGAAGCCAGGTTTGGCTTACTGGGACTAACAAAACCAATTAGTAATTTCCACAGCATTCATTAAGTTTCATTAAATTAattccatacacacacaccccccactGACTGCTTGCACGCCAGCGTTATTTGAAGTCAGTAACTAAGTAATTCAAAACACAATTAGGAAATTTCCTAATGATTCCTCATGTGTCACAGTGGGATACTCTCCACTCCTCTCCAGACTTCATTGATGCGGTTACTGCCAGCAGTTACGTCTTGAAGGGACATGGAACAGCTGGGGGaggacctggacaggctgctgcttttgctgtacGTCAGACAATGTTAAAGcaagtttcaaaagaaaattagatgGATTTGATCTGTAGACATCCAAACATTGCTAGGAAGGCTAATTTGGAGTATGGGGATTCTTTCTAAGGCATCTTGAAAAATTATGTAGGTCCCAGTGAGCTGTCAAGAATTTAATATAgtattttcatcttaaaaaaaaaaaaaacaaccaaccaacaaaaacagaccatttttttttcctcattcagcAAGTCAATTCACACTTTAAACAATGGgtcctccttctccttttcctggaACACAATGCAGCAGTGGCCAAATACAAAAGAGTAAAAACAAACTCAGAGAGACAGTCTTGCACCACTCAACATGCAAAATGACAGCCATTTAAAGAGGAACATCAAGTGAAAAATATTCCTAGTAAAAATATATGTTAAGACCACCTGTAAATCCTATTTCCTAATAAAGGCAACCGAACTGAAGTACAAGCATGGGGGTCTTGCTCTTGTTTAAAATGAGTTAGCAAAGACCTACAAATTAACGGATGTTACCCTCCCCAAGGGTAcctgttttaaaagctgtcttttaagctgcacagcagctaACCAGCTCCAGGGCATCAATGAGGGAGGACAAGAGTTTGGGTTTGAAACATAATGTTCATCTCTTCCACCCTTGCTGCATTTTCCCCCTCCTcattgaaaagaaacaacagaacagCTTCTAGTTAATCTCACAATGCTAATTCTTGCAAGCATTTCTTAattctaaggaagaaaaaaggtattttaggAGATAGCTATCttacaaaacagtaaaacataGGCATGGATGAGGTAAAACCACGCTGAAGGAGATACGAAAAATCAGTGAGACCACCCCAGCAGGGCCACATTGCTCATGAACAGAGCTTCAAGCAGAAGGGAGCCAGCAAACATCTTCAAGAGATACaacaaggagaagaaaggctCTCAGGCTGCTCAGATACCAGTTTTCATGGTTATGTTTTGAGACTTTGCAGCAGTAAGAGGATATTTTGAAAGAACGAAGCCCCAAGTTTCAGATTCTGAAGTAAAGAAGTAGTGAGGTGGGAAAACCTGGATTTCTGTCAGGTTACTGGCACTATATATTATATGCAAAGTTGAATTTCTTAATCCAGGGATAAAAGTCCATCCTGCACCCTTTATGCCTATATGGCAGTCTAGTCAATCTCACAGAACTCACCCCAAACTGCCTTATATGCTACTATACCACTCTTGTTAAGAACAAAGGAAGCAGATAGGAAATGATATGGGAAAGCTAGTGATCTCTTTGAAAAATTTAAGAGCTTTCAAaatcagagaaagcaaaaccagtacTGCCAATCAGAAGACTGGATAAGGCTTGGTAGGGACATTaaacctttcttcctcttccacttCAGCATGTTAATCAcaactgcctttttaaaaaatccatttctttgCCTAAACCTAAGCCAGAACCAAACATAATTTAGACTTAAAAGCCCAATCCAATATACTCCCCcaaagacaaaacccaaacaaaatcaTTGTATGTTTATTACGTACTGATTTGTCACCCACCAATCAGGATCATTGGCCGGTTTTTCATCTGGGAAATGTTAAACatgcctagaaaaaaaataaggaacaCATAAAAATCCTAGCTTAAGTCATGCATCTGGTTTATGTATTTagttttctgctcttcacaGTGCAACCTGCATGCTAGGAAAACCAAAGCTCAATAAAGACCaagggagctggaggagggggaatCTAGCATGGTATTATTTAAAACCATAGCTGCCAGAGTTTCCAGGCATCCAGCTGCTACAGGTCTATCACACTGCAGAACCCTCTTCCAGAAAGCCTTCCATAATCTGAATTACAGTTACCTACTACAGACTATCCTGTTTCTTAACAGCAGCATTTAACTATAGTAGTTCTTATGGATAAGCTGTTAACAGCACTCCAGTTCAAAAGTAGTCCAATCACAGAAGGCTCAGGGACAATATGAGGATTAACACAAACTGCAAGATGACGGACAGTCAGGTAAGTGCTGCTGACTGCAAAATGCCTTTACTAGAGGGGCAAACACTCTTCTCCCCACTCCACTTCCCTAAATCAGAAATTCAGCAATGAAGGGTCTCAAAGTAAAGGAACCAATCCCTGCACACCTCCCCTTACGTTTACAAGGCACTGTTTTAGCTGGGTCAGACCAATGTACTTTGCAAATTAGTCTATGCTCAGActtaaaaacttcctttaaatttgttttatacATCATGAAAAAAGGGCAAACCCAACTGTTAGCAATCTGGCAGAATCTGCAAGAGAACAAAAGGGccaaaacatattttcagtgTAAAGGGGACTATTCCATGAGCATCAAGCCAGTTCACATACAGGAGATCAGcattcccagctgcagccagattACAAAAATATGGTTAGGTTCAGATGTAACTGCAATAGAGTTTatatcaaaataaattcagaagaCTAACATAGCCTGAAGATGTGACTGCATCATCACGGAACTTGTGTCATGATCGTATACAGAGCACCATGAGTAGCTACAATTTCTGCATACTCAAAAGAGATCTGTCACATCTAGAAACATGTTAATGCAGTAGTTGGAGAGACAGCTTAATTTAGCTTTAGTACTTGTTTGACAGCAAACTAATTTTAAGAAAGTACAACTCCATCAATTTTTGCTTAGATTTACgctttgctgctgttattgTGAGCAGTGCATCTCTCAGAAGACTCAAAACTGACATCCAGATTTTGGGGCAACACAGGACTGGTACGTTACTAGCTTTCTAGCAGACAATACTCTTAACAGATGGGAAAATTCTTTCCTGAGTTAATACAGCTTTATTCAAGAagccttcccttccttccttctcctggcAAGCCAGTACACAGCCCACAGCAGTATCAGGACATTGTTCTCCCTAGTCGCTGCTGTTATTTCTCAGTTACGATAAACATACCagcatgctgtttcttttttctgcccACTGCTGCTCCAATGATTTGAACCAACTCTTCCTCTGAGGCACCTGACCGTAGGTGATCTCTCAAGGACACTTCTGAACTCCCAAAAAGGCACACCTGCAGCCAACCCACggaaacagaagaggaaaaatgagaaagaataaaataagtgGCTTTTACAAGTATTTTGTACTAACTTCAGAGTAAAGTTTTGAAGAGGCCTATCCTACTGAAGAAAGAGAACATTTATGGAGattgttttcttcatctctctTCTTGTACACACATGGACAGCCTGGGATGTTTATGTAACCTAAGCTTGTTGGGCCTTCAGGCTGCCTTGGTCATCTGACATTAGACAGCAACACAGCTGTTGTCAATATCAGGTGACAACACGTAAATGccaatttttaattgaaaactgtaattttccCCCAGGAACTGCCAGTTTCAACGTGGCAGGAAATGGTTATCCCTCCCCTTTCTACAGCCGTTGAGCTGTACAGGCTGCTCTTGAATGAGAAAAGTTGCAAAAAGATGTTTGGTGAAACAACGGGATCCTTGCGGAACACAAAAGCCAGGCCCTCACAGCTGCTTGGATCCTTTTCTAATGGGAAATCATCTGTTTGTCACATGTTTAAGATGATTTTGAatcaaagattaaaataaatgtttatatttacTGGCCTTGCAACAGTGTTTTACAACTGAAGTTAACTATGTTagcaaaacagagaaaccaaaaaaaggTGATATAACATCTCCCTAACAGCTCAACAAGCTAGAACAAGAATACATATAGGAGAGATAAAACAGGAGGTAGCTGGTAATAATTAGCATCTTTACATCCCTGCTACTTCTAAGGGAAGAACTTTGCACCACTTTCACTGCATAAAAACACAGAGATCCTTTTTCACTACCAACCTTTAGGTTCCCATCTGCTGTTATCCTCAGACGATTGCAGGATCCACAGAAGTGCTCCGACATAGAGGTGATAAAGCTGATTTGCCCCTGGAAATGTGGCACTTTAAAACTCTAAAGAAAcgcagaggagaaaaaaagaagagtcaAATATagtctcttcatttttaaagcgCCACTTGCCCAAAGACCAGAAGACATTTTAACAcgtattttcttcagttctaaggttacacaagaggaaaaaaaataaagtaaaaatcagCTTTGTCAGGGGTTCCAGTGTATTTTGCCCTGTTCCTGGAAATTCACAAACCTGTTAAATGTTTGCTCTTGTAGTTATCAATTGACAGCGGATGCCAGTAGGCATGTTCTTACTCAGGTAGCCATGAGTCATAGATTCCCATAGGCTAGAAATCCCCCATATGGCACTGCACACTCCAAAGCAATACTGTTATGTCACTGAACAACTGTTTCATCAGGCTTCTTAACATGCGGTCATACGCAGACATAGACTGACAAAAGTTTCAAAGGCTGTAAATATAGGATACAGCCTGACATTCTTTATATCTGACTGAGGCATCTAGTAAACACATTGTATTTCTAAAGGTAAAGACTATGATTGGTATTTAATAAAAGTCAAACCACAGGCAGCCAGCTTGACCAAAGTACCAGAGTTACTACACTGAGTATTTTTTACTCTGCTTGTCAAATATAAATGCTGAACTTAGGAGAATTTGGGGATTTAGGGCAAGGAAAGAATGCGGCACATTTCACATGTTCTTTTTCTAACCCCACCTTGGCTGTGCTGGAAGTTTCACAGGGCAATTTCTCCAATTCAGGCCATCGCTGTTTAATTGTATCAAGCATTTCTTTGTAGCTCACCATCTTCTTGAAGTTCCACTTATTGCCTAGAATTAACAAAACCGGCATAACTTTATTAGActgtggattttgtttttccaattaGCAGAGAACCACCTTCACATTCTCCATAAGTCAGTTTCTGTAGTTAGCCCCAACTAATACTGCTACTAATCCTTCTCCAGCTTATCCAGGGAAGATAAACAAGCTGCAAGAGATACAGCAATTCCTTATTCCCAAAAAGAGCTCACCAAAACTTCCAGAGACAGGACCCTGGGGTGAATAACCACCAGCCAGGTTCACCTATGACCGAGGCACACTCCATGCCATGAAAAATCTCAAAGCAGGACTGCTTACCATCAAAGGGCATGTATTCTATGAACCGCACGTCAAGGGGCAAATCCTTCGTGAAATCCACAAAGCTCAGCAGTTCATCCTCATTGAAGCCTCGCATCACCACACAGTTGACctgcaggaaaagcagacaCCCAAAATTAGTAAGCAGAATAtgactttcttcccttttacaCAAGGTTTTACAGTCCTTGCAGAAGGCATCGTGGATAAAGAAAAGATGATGAGAGAAGCTGGCAGGATTGCAATAGTATAGATGATCATTTCTGCTAAACTTGCCTGTAAGTTTTTGCATCCAACCTGACTACAGTTCTTAAAGTTGCCTTGCTAAATggaaaatagcttttattaaaaagctaGGTAACAAAGGCATCGTCTTACCCATCTAAGGTATGACAATTTTTACCGTCTAAAATGACAACTCCACTCCCCAGTCCTACTCTGTATAGCTTCTGTAAAAGCACTGGCAGGGTACCTTCTGTAACGCTCTTTACAGCGGATCATAGGCAAATTCCCCAGACCAGGAAGTGTTCACAGCACACTTCATAACCATAGGCTGCAGGATGACTAGCTCTGCCTTCCtcaaaaaaaaggttaaaattagTTTTCCGTACATTTCTCATAAACAATATTTACACTGGAGCCTCAGGCCCTCTGTGCTTTATCTGAGTAACTACAGATAGCTGTGCAGTTGCTAAAACACTCCATTACTAAGGCAGACTTGTATGTCCAAGCATCGTGCATCACAGTTCTTAAGATCTTTCAGGAAAGCCTAAAAGCTAGTCTAATTTCAAGTGTTCTTCATAGCTCTGCAGCCTAAACCACTTACATAATAGATCTTCCAAAACACCGGTGAAAATGAAgggaagcacagctgcagaactgcaaaCAGCAGAGTCTGCTGTAAGCAGTTGAAGGAGATAAACCAGGAGAAAATTAACACCTTTCTGCCGGGTAGTTTTCTGCCTGTTAACTCCCTTGGCCAAGTTCACAGCTGGGTCAGACAAATGCCAAATCAACAGAAGGGATAGGAAGAGGCAAGTACAGCACAGGACTGCCCTGTAGCCTGCAGGTAGGCAATTGATAGGCTCTGTGGCAGTATGAACCTGTACACTCAGCTGTGCAAGGAGATTTTATATAAATCTGCCCCATTACCTCTTGATGTGATCTTCATTCTActaaaatttttcttcagttttaccAAAAATTATGCACGGGGTCTAGGATAATAAATTCTGTATCAGGTGAGCTGTATCTTTTATGACAATTTATGGTAAAACACAGCAGTTTGAGTACATAAACACTGGCTTTACCTTAACAGGACGGTAGCCAAGTTCAGTGGCTTTGTGGATTCCTTCCATTACCTTGTGAAAGCCTAAgatataaaaagaacaaaaatttttcttgtttaaaaacagaatgcAAAAGGAGGTTAACTACAAGACAGAAAgataacaaataaaaaccaatcTGATTCAGTAGACAGGGCTGCAAGTAAAGAGACTTTAATTCTACACACACATCCTGCAAAGG
This genomic interval from Falco cherrug isolate bFalChe1 chromosome 13, bFalChe1.pri, whole genome shotgun sequence contains the following:
- the MOCS1 gene encoding molybdenum cofactor biosynthesis protein 1 isoform X2; the protein is MAGAAWGRRGGLALLRGALGAASRRACSSGAPVRAPSAAAQELQSSGRGRFLLEHAAPFSAFLTDSFGRQHNYLRISLTEKCNLRCQYCMPEEGVQLTPKSELLTAQEIITLARLFVKEGVEKIRLTGGEPLIRPDVVDIVGQLYKLEGLKTIAVTTNGINLTRLLPRLKEAGLNAINISLDTLVPAKFEFIVRRKGFHKVMEGIHKATELGYRPVKVNCVVMRGFNEDELLSFVDFTKDLPLDVRFIEYMPFDGNKWNFKKMVSYKEMLDTIKQRWPELEKLPCETSSTAKSFKVPHFQGQISFITSMSEHFCGSCNRLRITADGNLKVCLFGSSEVSLRDHLRSGASEEELVQIIGAAVGRKKKQHAEPVLMSLPLCRDALQNPPNSKQWGHTFSHWLTSRASLPKQTGKVLMKNKLTRQLFLPGSYPEQQRQITMGILQTQLRGCCVFQKDPDSTFDTKCLEASPVGQVSVDCQSEEASSGSEFCTRDLGSCTTVPRASDNLTHTDEEGRATMVDVGGKPDSKRIAVAGAVVRLGEKAFGMVRQNQVKKGDVLAVAQIAGIQGAKLTSQLIPLCHNIPLNHVEVSLSLDESRYAVVIRSSCQTWGRTGVEMEALTAASLAALTVYDMCKAVTHDIVIEEVKLLSKTGGQRGDFSRA
- the MOCS1 gene encoding molybdenum cofactor biosynthesis protein 1 isoform X1 gives rise to the protein MAGAAWGRRGGLALLRGALGAASRRACSSGAPVRAPSAAAQELQSSGRGRFLLEHAAPFSAFLTDSFGRQHNYLRISLTEKCNLRCQYCMPEEGVQLTPKSELLTAQEIITLARLFVKEGVEKIRLTGGEPLIRPDVVDIVGQLYKLEGLKTIAVTTNGINLTRLLPRLKEAGLNAINISLDTLVPAKFEFIVRRKGFHKVMEGIHKATELGYRPVKVNCVVMRGFNEDELLSFVDFTKDLPLDVRFIEYMPFDGNKWNFKKMVSYKEMLDTIKQRWPELEKLPCETSSTAKSFKVPHFQGQISFITSMSEHFCGSCNRLRITADGNLKVCLFGSSEVSLRDHLRSGASEEELVQIIGAAVGRKKKQHAGMFNISQMKNRPMILIEPVLMSLPLCRDALQNPPNSKQWGHTFSHWLTSRASLPKQTGKVLMKNKLTRQLFLPGSYPEQQRQITMGILQTQLRGCCVFQKDPDSTFDTKCLEASPVGQVSVDCQSEEASSGSEFCTRDLGSCTTVPRASDNLTHTDEEGRATMVDVGGKPDSKRIAVAGAVVRLGEKAFGMVRQNQVKKGDVLAVAQIAGIQGAKLTSQLIPLCHNIPLNHVEVSLSLDESRYAVVIRSSCQTWGRTGVEMEALTAASLAALTVYDMCKAVTHDIVIEEVKLLSKTGGQRGDFSRA